A stretch of Paraburkholderia phenazinium DNA encodes these proteins:
- a CDS encoding p-hydroxycinnamoyl CoA hydratase/lyase — translation MSSQAEEQTVVFSIENGIAWVKFNRPEKRNAMSPALNRRMMGVLDELEFHPDAGVLVLTGEGPAWTAGMDLQEYFRDTEADGLAGTRKAQRESYGWWRRLRWYQKPTIAMINGWCFGGGYGPLFACDLAFCAEDAHFGLSEINWGILPGGGASKVAAELLSFRRAMYHAMLGERIDGRKAEEWGLVNEAVPAAQLRARVVEVAQALLKKNPVALKATKDAVRRVREMTYDNAEDFLVRAQEAANSYDDDGRKEGLRQFLDDKTYKPGLGTYDLTRQRT, via the coding sequence ATGAGCAGTCAGGCAGAAGAACAGACCGTCGTTTTCAGCATCGAGAACGGCATCGCGTGGGTAAAATTCAATCGCCCGGAAAAGCGCAACGCGATGAGCCCGGCGCTGAACCGTCGCATGATGGGAGTGCTCGACGAGCTGGAATTCCATCCAGACGCGGGTGTGCTGGTGCTGACGGGAGAAGGGCCCGCGTGGACGGCCGGCATGGATCTGCAGGAATACTTCCGTGATACGGAGGCCGATGGTCTCGCAGGCACGCGCAAGGCGCAGCGTGAGAGCTACGGCTGGTGGCGGCGTTTGCGCTGGTACCAGAAGCCCACCATCGCGATGATCAACGGCTGGTGTTTCGGCGGCGGCTATGGCCCGCTGTTCGCCTGCGATCTCGCGTTCTGCGCCGAGGACGCGCACTTCGGCCTGTCGGAGATCAACTGGGGCATCTTGCCGGGCGGTGGTGCGTCGAAGGTCGCAGCGGAGCTGCTGTCGTTTCGTCGCGCGATGTATCACGCGATGCTCGGCGAGCGTATCGATGGTCGCAAGGCCGAGGAGTGGGGGCTCGTCAACGAGGCCGTGCCTGCCGCGCAATTGCGTGCGCGCGTCGTCGAGGTGGCGCAGGCGCTGCTGAAAAAGAATCCGGTTGCGCTGAAGGCTACCAAGGACGCGGTCCGCCGGGTGCGCGAGATGACCTACGACAACGCGGAAGACTTTCTCGTGCGTGCCCAGGAAGCGGCCAACAGCTACGACGACGACGGCCGCAAGGAAGGTCTGCGACAATTCCTCGACGACAAGACCTATAAGCCCGGTCTTGGCACGTACGATCTGACACGCCAGCGTACCTGA
- a CDS encoding MFS transporter, which translates to MHSASPEHVKTGQKHDSVYEIKTLVLLGLGFGLVGLDRWIVAPLFPHMMRDLNLNFQQLGSLIGILSVAWGVWAIAMGPVSDRIGRKRILVTTMVAFSLLSSLSGLASGFASLMLIRAVMGIAEGAFTPASVAATGEASLPSRRGFNLGLQLSMFSLLGLGVAPILATQLLRVVPSWHWVFTISAVPGLIVAILIARTLKDQPRNELMPTQVSSARPRWTTLFRRRNVWLATLAILCAMAGIFVVSAMVPTYLVEVLHLDTQKMGFVVSAIGFGGFVGSFGVAGVSDFIGRRNAAIIAFVCAAVLLYLFAQTGANPQTLFILLFGVSVFALGLLGLLSGPIATEAAPIGLVASSVGFVSGAGEIFGGGLAPAIAGFVAQHFGLPSTLTFALGGLVVGAVVSLFLVETSPRRRSDVAPGATLGVPKDIA; encoded by the coding sequence ATGCATTCTGCTTCACCTGAACATGTGAAAACGGGTCAGAAACATGATTCGGTATACGAAATAAAGACACTCGTTTTGCTCGGCCTCGGTTTCGGCCTGGTCGGACTGGACCGCTGGATCGTCGCGCCGCTGTTTCCGCACATGATGCGCGATCTCAATCTGAACTTCCAGCAACTGGGTAGCCTCATTGGGATTCTGAGTGTCGCGTGGGGCGTCTGGGCGATCGCGATGGGGCCCGTGTCCGATCGCATCGGTCGCAAGCGCATTCTGGTCACGACGATGGTCGCGTTTTCATTGCTCTCGAGCCTGTCGGGTCTCGCAAGCGGCTTCGCTAGCCTGATGCTGATCCGCGCAGTGATGGGCATTGCGGAAGGGGCGTTCACGCCGGCCAGTGTCGCGGCTACTGGCGAGGCGTCACTGCCGTCGCGGCGCGGCTTCAATCTGGGGCTGCAGCTCAGCATGTTCTCGCTGCTGGGTCTTGGCGTCGCGCCGATCCTAGCGACGCAACTGCTGCGGGTTGTGCCGTCCTGGCACTGGGTCTTCACGATTTCCGCGGTGCCGGGATTGATTGTCGCGATCCTCATCGCTCGCACGCTGAAGGACCAGCCGCGCAACGAACTGATGCCCACGCAGGTCAGTTCCGCCCGCCCCCGCTGGACCACGCTGTTCAGACGCCGCAATGTCTGGCTCGCCACGCTCGCGATCCTGTGCGCGATGGCGGGCATCTTCGTGGTCAGCGCGATGGTACCGACCTATCTCGTCGAAGTGCTGCATCTCGACACACAGAAGATGGGCTTCGTCGTGTCGGCGATCGGCTTCGGTGGCTTCGTCGGCTCGTTTGGCGTGGCCGGGGTGTCGGATTTCATCGGTCGGCGCAACGCGGCGATCATCGCGTTCGTGTGTGCGGCGGTGCTGCTGTATCTGTTCGCACAGACCGGCGCCAATCCGCAAACGCTCTTCATCCTGCTGTTCGGCGTCTCCGTGTTCGCGCTTGGCCTGCTCGGTCTCCTAAGCGGCCCGATCGCGACCGAAGCGGCGCCGATCGGACTCGTCGCTTCGTCGGTGGGCTTCGTGTCGGGCGCGGGTGAAATCTTCGGCGGCGGACTTGCACCGGCGATCGCCGGATTCGTCGCACAACATTTCGGCCTGCCGTCCACGCTGACCTTTGCGCTTGGCGGCCTCGTCGTGGGCGCCGTGGTGTCGCTGTTCCTCGTCGAAACGTCGCCACGCAGACGCAGCGACGTGGCTCCGGGCGCCACGCTCGGCGTGCCGAAAGACATCGCCTGA
- a CDS encoding helix-turn-helix domain-containing protein, whose amino-acid sequence MSVERRTDIEGNSHLPPAVREPEPVASSQCRLGSVFAGNVRRRHIELGFSQEALAERASVHRTYVRMLERGEKNVTIYNIERIADALEAEPASLLHRCREARKRYGPRSIFISLLRPVISSSGISGRYSCVSFGRTQRRKALSLRRRSSRRRLFATRSPAS is encoded by the coding sequence ATGTCCGTAGAACGTAGGACGGACATCGAGGGGAACTCGCATCTCCCTCCGGCCGTACGTGAACCTGAACCCGTCGCCTCCTCACAATGCCGCCTGGGTTCCGTCTTCGCCGGCAATGTTCGGCGAAGACACATTGAACTGGGCTTCTCCCAAGAGGCGCTTGCAGAGCGGGCCAGCGTGCATCGTACTTACGTCCGGATGTTGGAGCGGGGCGAGAAGAACGTGACGATCTACAACATCGAACGTATTGCTGATGCTCTTGAGGCGGAGCCTGCTTCGCTGTTACATCGGTGCAGGGAAGCCCGGAAGCGATACGGTCCGAGGAGCATCTTCATCTCGCTGTTACGTCCAGTTATATCGTCTTCGGGGATAAGCGGACGTTATTCTTGCGTGTCCTTCGGTCGTACGCAGAGACGAAAGGCGCTCTCGCTGCGAAGGCGCTCTTCTCGCCGCCGACTCTTCGCGACTCGCTCGCCGGCTTCCTGA
- a CDS encoding MarR family winged helix-turn-helix transcriptional regulator — translation MSTKPTADNINDDLVGQVDQSELLDLLGYNVRRAYLVIQAHFDMQMEKLEVRQADFAVLSTLRRNPGINQKSLAEALAIAPPNLATLLDRLESAGLLARQRSTGDKRIQLVSLTPQGTKLHTQAVKAARKADEAAVHRLSSDERDQLRLLLSKIFQD, via the coding sequence ATGTCGACCAAACCCACCGCCGATAACATCAACGACGATCTCGTCGGTCAGGTCGACCAGTCGGAACTGCTGGATCTTCTCGGTTACAACGTGCGGCGCGCATATCTGGTGATCCAGGCGCACTTCGACATGCAGATGGAAAAGCTCGAGGTGCGTCAGGCCGATTTCGCGGTGCTATCCACCCTGCGGCGCAATCCGGGCATCAATCAGAAGTCTCTTGCCGAGGCGCTTGCCATCGCGCCGCCCAACCTCGCCACGTTGCTCGACCGCCTCGAATCTGCCGGGCTGCTGGCGCGTCAACGCAGCACCGGCGACAAACGCATCCAGCTCGTCTCGCTCACGCCGCAAGGCACGAAGCTCCACACTCAGGCAGTGAAGGCCGCGCGCAAGGCCGACGAAGCGGCCGTGCACCGGCTGTCGAGCGATGAGCGGGATCAGTTGAGACTGCTGCTGTCGAAAATTTTCCAGGACTAG
- a CDS encoding acetate--CoA ligase family protein, translating into MNPSQSDVRSAVSAQAVGRLLRPESIAIVGASPTPGALGASVLANLERNDYRGRIYLVNPKRDEIDGRPCVNSIDQLPDGIDVAVLAIPQPAVLDAVRALAARKVGAVVIFSAGFAEAGQQGIAQQREIARIAAQAGMLVEGPNCLGCINYLDRVPLTFIETTVSDAQAQRNREHPAIGILSQSGAMMAVLNTTLASRNLPLSYAVSTGNEAASHLEDYLAFLLDDPGTRVIALIAEQFRQPGRLLAAARRAREAGKLLVLLHPGRSAAARESAATHTGAMAGDHALMRTKVERAGIVLAHTLEELGDIAEIGLRCAQLPARGTAIVGESGAFKALCLDLCEELDLELPALHDDDAPALRSVMPAFVAVANPLDLTAQGLVDPELYYRTLSALFDDDRFSAIVIGLIQTDSVTCAIKMPPVLRAVRELRPQKLVICAGLDEGALVPADYIAQMREVGIPYFPSTERALRAVARLSELGTRDFAQAVFEPITPGMALPNGVVPEYRAKQLLAPLGVPFARGELATDLDTALTIARRLGYPVALKVQAAALSHKSDVGGVILGTSGDDALRLAWAQLHDNVRQRAPGVALDGVLIERMGERGLEMIVGARHDPQWGPVILIGFGGVAAEVTRDIRLLPHDLTREAVVREIGKLKSAPLLHGYRGAPALDVEALAEVVVHLGALLQTTADIREIDLNPVVVYPRGQGVLALDALMLVAADPIAT; encoded by the coding sequence ATGAACCCGAGTCAATCCGACGTGCGCTCCGCAGTGAGCGCGCAGGCTGTGGGACGTCTGCTGCGGCCCGAGTCGATCGCCATCGTCGGTGCTTCGCCGACGCCCGGCGCGCTCGGCGCTTCGGTGCTGGCCAATCTCGAGCGCAACGACTACCGGGGCCGCATCTACCTCGTCAATCCGAAGCGCGACGAAATCGACGGCCGGCCGTGCGTGAATTCGATTGACCAGTTGCCCGATGGCATTGACGTCGCCGTGCTGGCAATTCCGCAACCCGCAGTGCTCGATGCCGTGCGCGCGCTTGCGGCACGCAAGGTCGGGGCGGTCGTGATCTTTTCGGCGGGTTTCGCCGAAGCAGGGCAGCAAGGCATCGCGCAGCAGCGCGAGATTGCGCGCATCGCTGCGCAAGCGGGCATGCTCGTCGAAGGGCCCAACTGCCTTGGCTGCATCAACTATCTCGATCGCGTGCCGCTGACGTTCATCGAAACGACAGTGAGCGACGCGCAGGCGCAGCGCAACCGCGAGCATCCGGCGATTGGTATTCTGTCGCAGAGCGGCGCGATGATGGCAGTGCTCAACACGACGCTGGCAAGCCGCAATTTGCCGCTGTCGTACGCAGTGTCGACGGGAAACGAGGCGGCTAGCCACCTGGAAGATTATCTGGCATTCCTGCTCGATGATCCCGGCACGCGCGTCATCGCGCTGATCGCCGAGCAGTTCCGTCAACCGGGCCGGCTGCTCGCGGCGGCGCGTCGGGCACGCGAGGCGGGCAAGCTGCTGGTGTTACTGCATCCGGGCAGGAGCGCCGCCGCGCGCGAATCGGCGGCCACGCACACCGGCGCCATGGCCGGCGACCATGCGTTGATGCGCACGAAGGTCGAACGCGCGGGCATCGTGCTCGCCCACACGCTGGAAGAACTCGGCGACATCGCGGAGATCGGGCTGCGCTGCGCGCAGCTGCCCGCGCGCGGCACCGCGATCGTTGGCGAGTCTGGGGCATTCAAGGCGCTGTGTCTGGATCTCTGCGAGGAGCTCGATCTCGAGCTGCCCGCGCTTCACGATGACGATGCACCCGCGCTCCGCTCCGTGATGCCGGCGTTCGTGGCGGTGGCCAATCCGCTCGACCTGACCGCGCAGGGGCTGGTCGATCCTGAGCTTTACTACCGTACGCTGTCTGCGCTATTCGACGACGACCGCTTCTCGGCGATCGTGATCGGTCTCATCCAGACCGACTCGGTGACGTGCGCTATCAAGATGCCGCCGGTGTTGCGCGCGGTGCGCGAACTGCGGCCGCAGAAACTGGTGATCTGTGCCGGCCTGGACGAAGGCGCGCTCGTGCCTGCCGACTACATCGCGCAGATGCGCGAGGTGGGCATTCCGTACTTCCCGAGCACGGAGCGCGCGCTGCGCGCGGTCGCCCGTCTGTCGGAACTCGGAACCCGCGACTTCGCGCAGGCCGTCTTTGAGCCCATCACGCCCGGCATGGCGCTGCCCAACGGCGTCGTGCCTGAATACCGGGCCAAGCAACTGCTTGCGCCGCTAGGTGTGCCGTTCGCACGCGGCGAGCTTGCCACCGATCTCGACACCGCGCTGACGATCGCGCGGCGGCTCGGCTACCCGGTCGCGCTCAAGGTGCAGGCGGCCGCGTTGAGCCACAAGAGCGACGTAGGCGGCGTGATCCTCGGCACGAGCGGGGACGATGCGCTCAGACTGGCGTGGGCGCAGCTTCACGACAACGTGCGGCAACGCGCTCCCGGAGTCGCGCTCGATGGCGTGTTGATCGAACGGATGGGGGAGCGTGGGCTGGAGATGATCGTCGGGGCGCGCCACGATCCGCAGTGGGGGCCGGTGATTCTGATCGGATTCGGTGGCGTCGCTGCCGAGGTTACGCGCGACATTCGCCTGTTGCCGCACGATCTGACCAGAGAGGCGGTGGTGCGCGAGATCGGCAAGCTGAAGAGTGCGCCGCTGCTGCATGGTTATCGCGGTGCGCCCGCGCTGGATGTCGAAGCGCTCGCGGAGGTGGTCGTGCATCTGGGGGCCCTGCTGCAAACGACAGCGGATATTCGCGAGATCGACCTGAATCCGGTGGTCGTCTATCCGCGTGGGCAGGGCGTGCTGGCGCTCGATGCGTTGATGCTGGTCGCAGCAGACCCGATCGCTACCTGA
- a CDS encoding porin has protein sequence MKTRALCATATLLFACHAYAQSNVTLSGLLDAGVSYVSNEGGGHVLKFDDGVAVPNLLKFTGKEDLGGGTHAILVLTNQFEMGTGSFMPGGSLFSREAFVGLDDERYGRLTFGNQYDFMTDSLFFGLDDAAIYTQGIYDFRNGPFAKLALPDNPTGAFDWDRMAGVGVNNSVKYQSMSYGGFSAGAMYGFGGVAGSFGSNSGVSAGINYTHGAFGANAAYTQVKTAVSGAQDSVRNWGVGAHYRIGSVTATALYTAVRNELNGGQVWQAELGGMWQIAPEWSLSGAYMYMKGNEVVDDNHAHQLTATVNYQLSKRTGVYVAALYQRANQGAAAQINDVMVTSSSASQFIGRIGVQTRF, from the coding sequence ATGAAAACCAGAGCCCTTTGCGCGACGGCTACGCTGCTGTTCGCGTGTCATGCGTACGCGCAAAGCAACGTTACGCTCAGCGGCCTGCTCGATGCCGGCGTGTCCTATGTCAGCAACGAAGGCGGCGGCCACGTGCTGAAGTTCGACGACGGCGTTGCCGTGCCGAACCTGCTGAAGTTCACCGGTAAGGAAGATCTGGGCGGCGGCACGCATGCCATCTTGGTGCTGACAAACCAGTTCGAGATGGGCACGGGATCGTTCATGCCGGGCGGCAGCCTGTTCAGCCGCGAGGCATTTGTCGGTCTCGACGACGAGCGCTACGGCCGGCTCACCTTCGGCAACCAGTATGACTTCATGACCGATTCGCTGTTCTTCGGGCTGGACGACGCGGCGATCTATACGCAGGGCATCTATGACTTCCGCAATGGGCCGTTCGCGAAGCTCGCGTTGCCAGACAATCCCACGGGCGCATTCGACTGGGACCGCATGGCAGGCGTCGGCGTCAACAACTCGGTGAAGTATCAGAGCATGAGCTATGGCGGCTTCTCCGCGGGTGCGATGTATGGCTTCGGCGGCGTCGCAGGTTCGTTCGGTTCGAACAGCGGCGTGAGCGCGGGGATCAACTACACGCACGGCGCATTCGGCGCGAACGCTGCGTACACGCAGGTGAAGACGGCGGTCTCGGGTGCACAGGACAGCGTGCGCAACTGGGGTGTCGGCGCGCACTACCGGATCGGCTCCGTTACTGCCACCGCGCTCTATACGGCAGTGCGTAACGAGCTGAACGGCGGCCAGGTCTGGCAGGCCGAACTGGGCGGCATGTGGCAGATCGCGCCGGAGTGGTCGCTGAGCGGCGCGTACATGTACATGAAGGGCAACGAGGTGGTCGACGACAACCACGCGCACCAGCTCACCGCGACGGTGAACTACCAGTTGTCGAAGCGTACCGGCGTCTACGTGGCAGCCCTCTATCAGCGCGCAAACCAGGGTGCGGCGGCGCAGATCAATGACGTGATGGTGACATCGAGCAGCGCGTCGCAGTTCATTGGGCGCATTGGCGTCCAGACGCGTTTCTGA
- a CDS encoding coniferyl-alcohol dehydrogenase, with amino-acid sequence MNLHGKTLIVTGVASGIGAETARLARFHGARVIGVDRQPVNMTLDAFHQADLGDPDAIDALVERLPARIDALANIAGVPGTAPVDVVARVNYLGLRHLCEALLPRLAPGGNVINVASILGAEWPQRLALHRELAGTDGFDAGSRWLAGHPVPQATCYQYFKEALIVWSARRSQDWFAKHSVRVNSVAPGPVFTPILGDFVTMLGPERVEADAARMKRPAYADEVAEAIVFLASDAARWINGVNLPVDGGLAATAI; translated from the coding sequence ATGAATCTGCATGGCAAGACCCTGATCGTCACTGGCGTTGCGTCCGGAATCGGCGCGGAAACCGCCCGCCTCGCGCGGTTTCATGGCGCCCGTGTGATCGGCGTGGACCGTCAGCCAGTCAACATGACCCTCGATGCGTTCCACCAGGCGGACCTGGGCGATCCGGACGCGATCGACGCGCTGGTCGAACGCCTGCCCGCTCGCATCGACGCATTGGCGAATATCGCCGGAGTGCCGGGCACCGCGCCGGTCGACGTCGTCGCGCGCGTGAACTATCTGGGGCTGCGCCATCTGTGCGAGGCGCTGCTGCCGCGTCTCGCGCCGGGCGGCAACGTGATCAACGTCGCGTCGATCCTCGGCGCCGAATGGCCGCAACGGCTGGCCCTGCATCGGGAGCTGGCCGGGACGGACGGCTTCGATGCCGGCTCGCGCTGGCTCGCCGGGCATCCCGTGCCCCAGGCCACCTGTTACCAGTATTTCAAGGAAGCGCTGATCGTGTGGAGCGCGCGCCGTTCGCAGGACTGGTTCGCGAAGCATTCGGTGCGCGTCAACAGCGTCGCGCCGGGTCCCGTCTTTACGCCGATTCTGGGCGATTTCGTCACGATGCTCGGTCCCGAGCGCGTGGAGGCCGATGCCGCCAGAATGAAACGCCCCGCGTACGCCGACGAAGTCGCCGAAGCTATCGTGTTTCTGGCCTCCGACGCCGCGCGCTGGATCAACGGCGTCAATCTGCCCGTCGACGGCGGTCTGGCCGCCACGGCTATCTGA
- a CDS encoding TetR family transcriptional regulator C-terminal domain-containing protein produces the protein MRVLRSYAETKGALAAKALFSPPTLRDSLAGFLRNAVETATEEGSAPGCLLVCVAPLVDDAEVRQFVLDAVAAAAALVERRFCDAISAGEVRSDFPVAARASQVLDLGRGLTMRAQMGTSRKTLLKDTEEAADLVLLPRRGTATPES, from the coding sequence TTGCGTGTCCTTCGGTCGTACGCAGAGACGAAAGGCGCTCTCGCTGCGAAGGCGCTCTTCTCGCCGCCGACTCTTCGCGACTCGCTCGCCGGCTTCCTGAGGAACGCTGTAGAAACTGCGACCGAGGAAGGATCAGCCCCGGGGTGTCTTCTGGTGTGCGTTGCGCCGCTCGTGGACGATGCTGAGGTCCGGCAGTTCGTGTTGGACGCCGTAGCTGCCGCTGCGGCGCTTGTGGAACGCCGTTTCTGCGACGCGATCAGCGCGGGAGAAGTCCGGTCTGACTTTCCCGTAGCCGCGCGCGCGAGCCAGGTCCTCGACCTTGGCCGCGGTCTGACGATGCGTGCACAGATGGGCACGTCGCGTAAGACGCTCCTCAAAGACACTGAGGAAGCGGCCGACTTGGTGCTACTACCGCGGCGTGGAACTGCGACGCCAGAAAGTTGA
- a CDS encoding benzaldehyde dehydrogenase: MSNPSGLSLANADTWRGAIFNGDWVRVPGTLDVIEPASGRPLHQVGKATQEDVTAAVRAARAAQCAWAATPPRERAAVFHRAAALLQEHARAAAALIARETGAILPKGEHEVREAIVLLQRAAAMPLEATGRVLPSVPGRLSIARQLPLGVIGVISPFNFPLVLSLRSVAPALAVGNAVVIKPDPRTPYAGGFVIAEVLAAAGLPKGLLHVLPGGADVGQALVEAPGVPMLAFTGSTAAGRKIGELAGRHLKKVSLELGGKNSLIVLDDADLDRAVSAIAFGAWFHQGQICMATGRVLVQRGIAAELTRRLADKARHLPVGDPAVAQVALGPIIDQRQLQNVVDIVGASVAAGAVVEAGATHEGLFYAPTVLSNVKPGMRAFDEEIFGPVASVIPFDTDDEAVELANHTEYGLSAGVISASVGRAMALGERLHTGLLHINDQTVADEVINPFGGTGASGNSTSVGGPADWEQYTHWQWVTVKDAVPQYPF; encoded by the coding sequence ATGAGCAATCCGTCAGGCCTCTCGCTTGCCAACGCCGATACATGGCGCGGCGCGATCTTCAACGGCGACTGGGTCCGCGTGCCGGGCACGCTGGACGTCATCGAGCCGGCTTCCGGTCGGCCGCTGCATCAGGTCGGCAAGGCCACGCAGGAGGACGTCACGGCTGCGGTGCGCGCGGCGCGCGCGGCACAGTGCGCGTGGGCCGCCACGCCACCGCGCGAACGTGCTGCCGTGTTTCATCGCGCGGCAGCGCTGCTTCAGGAGCACGCTCGGGCTGCAGCAGCGCTGATTGCGCGCGAGACCGGCGCCATCCTCCCTAAGGGCGAGCATGAGGTGCGTGAAGCGATCGTGCTGCTGCAGCGTGCCGCGGCCATGCCGCTGGAAGCGACCGGCCGCGTGCTGCCGAGCGTCCCTGGCAGGCTCAGCATCGCGCGCCAGTTGCCGCTGGGCGTGATCGGCGTGATTTCGCCGTTCAACTTCCCACTGGTGCTGTCTCTGCGCTCGGTGGCGCCCGCGCTGGCTGTCGGCAACGCGGTGGTGATCAAGCCTGATCCGCGCACGCCGTATGCCGGCGGCTTCGTGATTGCCGAAGTGCTGGCGGCCGCGGGCCTGCCGAAGGGCCTGCTGCATGTGCTGCCCGGTGGCGCGGACGTCGGGCAGGCGCTGGTCGAGGCACCCGGCGTGCCGATGCTCGCGTTTACCGGTTCGACGGCCGCCGGCCGCAAAATCGGCGAACTGGCGGGCCGGCATCTGAAGAAGGTCTCGCTGGAACTGGGCGGCAAGAATTCTCTGATCGTCCTCGACGATGCCGACCTCGACCGCGCGGTCTCCGCGATCGCATTCGGCGCGTGGTTCCACCAGGGACAGATCTGCATGGCGACCGGCCGCGTGCTGGTGCAGCGCGGCATCGCTGCAGAACTCACGCGGCGTCTCGCCGACAAGGCGCGTCACCTGCCGGTGGGCGACCCAGCCGTCGCACAGGTGGCGCTCGGGCCCATCATCGACCAGCGGCAGTTGCAGAATGTGGTCGACATCGTTGGCGCATCGGTGGCGGCCGGCGCGGTAGTCGAGGCGGGTGCGACGCACGAGGGACTGTTCTACGCGCCCACGGTGCTGTCCAACGTAAAGCCGGGCATGCGCGCATTCGATGAGGAAATCTTCGGGCCCGTCGCCAGCGTAATTCCGTTCGATACCGACGATGAAGCCGTGGAGCTCGCCAACCACACCGAATACGGCCTGTCCGCCGGCGTGATCTCGGCATCCGTCGGACGCGCGATGGCACTGGGCGAGCGTCTGCACACGGGCCTTCTGCATATCAACGACCAGACCGTGGCCGACGAGGTGATCAACCCGTTTGGCGGCACGGGCGCCTCGGGCAACAGCACCAGCGTGGGCGGTCCCGCGGACTGGGAGCAGTACACCCACTGGCAGTGGGTCACGGTGAAGGACGCCGTGCCGCAGTATCCATTCTAG